In Leifsonia sp. PS1209, the genomic stretch GGCGGGAGCCAGCGCGAGCAGCGTCGCGGCGAGCTGGTCGAGGTCGCGGTAGTCGGGGACGGCGATGATCGCGGTCTTCCCCGCCGCCCAGCAGGCCACGGCCGCACCGGCGAGCGTCACGGCCCACTGGCCGACCCACTCGCCCTCCGGCGTGCGGACGACGCCGGGGATGGTGCGGAGCGCGATCCGCTCCCCCGCAGCGACGGCCGCCTCCAGCACGCCGTCGCCGTAGCCGCCGATGGGTGCGGGGTGCGGGTGCGCCGCCTCCTGAGTGCTCGCGCTACCTGGCGCATCCGGCTGGTCGCCCGCGGCCACCGCCGCCTGGGCAGCCAGCCACGCCTTCTCCACGCGCACCGACCGCGGGGGCACCGCGAAGCGCAGGATGTCGTTCGCCGTCCCCGCGCTGCGGTCGGCCAGCTTCCTGGCCAGCGCCCACACTGCGGGTGTCAGCACGCGCGCCGTCGACACCACCTGGTCGATCGGCGTCAGCTCGCCCTCGTAGTCGATCTGGTCGCGCGGCAGCACCTCCACCACGAACCCGGACACCATCCTGGCGCCGGTGCGCAGCGGCACCTTGACTCGCACCCCCGGATGCACGTCAGCGTCGAGCGCATCCTGCACGCCGTAGTCGAACAGGTGATCGAGTTGGGGAAGCGCCGAGTCGATCACGATGCGGGCGACCCGGCCGGCCGCCGCCATCGTCAGAGGCCTGCGGCCGACCGGAGGTCGTCGACGCGGTCCAGACGCTCCCAGGTGAAGTCCGGCAGCTCACGGCCGAAGTGGCCGTACGTCGCGGTCTTCGCGTAGATCGGGCGCAGCAGGTCGAGGTCGCGGATGATCGCGGCCGGGCGCAGGTCGAACACCTCGCGGATCGCGGAGATGATGCGGTCCTCCGGCACGTGGCCGGTGCCGAACGTCTCGACGTAAAGCCCGACGGGCGCCGCCTTGCCGATCGCGTAGGCGATCTGCAGTTCGAGCCGGTCGGCGAAACCGGCGGCGACCGCGTTCTTCGCCGCCCAGCGCATGGCGTACGCCGCGGAGCGGTCGACCTTCGACGGGTCCTTGCCGGAGAACGCGCCTCCGCCGTGACGGCTCGCGCCGCCGTAGGTGTCGACGATGATCTTGCGGCCGGTGAGCCCCGCGTCGCCCTTCGGGCCGCCGATCTCGAACCGGCCGGTCGGGTTGATGAGGGTGCGCACGTGCGCGGACTCCAGCCCGGCCTCGTGCAGCACGGGGGCGATGATCTCCTCGATCACCTCGGCCTGCAGCTGCTCGTTGGACACGCTCGGCGCGTGCTGGGTGGAGAGCACGACGGTCTGCACCGACTTCGGGACGATGCCCTCGTAGCCGATGGTCACCTGGGTCTTGCCGTCCGGCCGCAGGTAGTCGAGCGTTCCGTCCTTGCGCACGGTCGCGAGACGCTCGGAGAGGCGGTGCGCGAGCCAGATCGGCAGCGGCATGTACTGCGGCGTCTCCGTGGTGGCGTAGCCGAACATGATGCCCTGGTCGCCCGCGCCCTGCCGGTCGAGGTCGTCGTTGCTCTGCTCCGCGCGCGTCTCCAGCGCGTCGTCGACACCCTGGGCGATATCGGGAGACTGCGCGCCGATCGACACGGACACGCCGCACTGGGTGCCGTCGAAGCTCACGTCGGAGGAGTCGTAGCCGATCTCCACGAGCTTGGCGCGCACCAGGGCGGGGATCTCCACGTAGCCCTTGGTGGTCACCTCGCCGGCGACGTGCACGAGGCCGGTGGTCACCAGGGTCTCGACGGCGACGCGGCTGTGCGGGTCGACCGTGAGGAGCGCATCCAGGATGCTGTCGGAGATCTGGTCACAGATCTTGTCCGGGTGGCCTTCCGTGACCGATTCGGACGTGAAGAGGCGCAGATCTGCCATTGTTCTCCTTAGCCGGATTGTGGCTGCTCGGACGGTGCCCGAGATGCTCGTCAGGCGATGACGTCGAGAATACGATCGGCCACCGACAACTTGGTCCCCGAGGCCTCCATCACTATATCCCCGCCCCGGCGGAGGACCACGACTTCATTGCTGTCCGTTGCGAAGCCCTGCGACCAGCCCACCTGATTGATCACCAGGAAGTCGCTGCCCTTCGACGCGAGCTTGCTGCGGCCGAGTTCGATCAGCGCCGACGGGTCGGGCTCCGTCTCCGCCGCGAAGCCGACGATGACCTGACCGTCGCGCCGTGCAGCCGAGAGACCGGCCAGGATGTCCGGGTTGGCGACCAGTTCGAGCGTGAGGGTCTCCCCCGCGACCGCCTTCTTGATCTTGGTGTCGCGGACCTCGGCCGGCCGGTAGTCGGCGACGGCGGCGGTCATCACGACGATGTCGGCGGCGCGCGCTGCCTCGGTCGCGGCCTCCTGCAGTTCGAGTGCCGTCTGCACCTCGATCAGCTCCACGCCCTCCGGCGGCTCGACCTCGAGGTGGGCGGCGATCAGCACGACCTCCGCTCCGCGGGCGAGCGCCGCGCTGGCGACGGCGACGCCCTGGCGCCCGCTCGACCGGTTGCCGAGGAAGCGCACGGGGTCGAGCGGCTCGCGCGTGCCCCCGGCGGTGACGACGACGCGCTTTCCGGCGAGGTCGTCTCCTCCGCGCGGGCGGCGCGCGGCCTCGTTGGCCCTGCGGCGCTCGGAGAGCACGACGATGTCCGCGCCGGAGGCGGACGCCGCGACGGGAGTAGCGGGGGCTGTCGGGGCCTCGGTGGCGGGCGCCGACGCATCCACTGCTGCCTGCGCTGCATCCCCTGCCGCTGCACGCTCGGGATGCGCGCCGACCGCGGCCAGCGCCTCCCGCACGATCACGGAGGGCTCCTCCATCCGGCCGGGGCCGGAGTCTGCTCCGGTGAGCTGACCGCTCGCCGGTCCGACGACGGTCACGCCGCGCGAGCGCAGGGTGGCGATGTTGGCGACGGTGGCGGCGTTGCGCCACATCTCCGTGTGCATCGCGGGGGCGATGACGAGTGGGGCCGTGCTCGCGAGCACGGTGTTGCCGAGCAGGTCGTCGGCGAGACCCGCCGCGAGCTTGGCGATGGTGTTGGCCGTTGCGGGAGCGATGACGATCAGGTCGGCCGACTGGCCGATGGCGACGTGCCGCACCTCGGCGACGCCCTCGTAGAGGTCGGTCGCCACCGGGTTGCGGCTGATCGCCTCCAGCGTCGGGCGTCCGACGAAGCGCAGGGCCGCCTCGGTGGCGACCACGTGCACCGAGTGCCCTTCGAGCACCAGCGAACGGATCACGCCGACGGCCTTGTACGCGGCGATGCCGCCGGTGACCCCGACGACGATGGTCAATCGTGCGCTCACGACGCCCTCCCCTTCAACGACGCCATCGCCTTGACGACGCGGCTCTCCCACGGCACTGCTCCTGACCGGGCGCAGGGCCCGGGGGCGTCGCTATTCGGCGATCGGCTTGATGGTGAGCTTGTCCTCGTTGATCTCGTGCAGCGCGACGGACAGCGGCTTGTCGTCGACCGACGAGTCGACCAGCGGTCCGACGTTGTCGAACAGGCTGCCCTCGTGCAGGTCGGCGTAGTAGTCGTTGATCTGGCGTGCGCGCTTGGAGGCGAAGATGACCAGAGCGTACTTGGACTCGACCTTGGCGAGAACGTCGTCGATGGGCGGGTCGATGATGCCCTTGTTGCTGAGTGCCATGCGTGTATTGCTCCTTGCAGGTTGAACGGATCGTGGGTGGTCGCAGGCTGCGACGGCGTCTGAATGACGCGACGAAAACGGTCTACGGGCGCGACGGCGCCGCGCGGATCTTCATCAAGTCTACGACCTCGCGCGCCGCCTCGGCCACGTCGGTGTTCACGACGCGGTGATCGAACTCGTCCTGAGCGGCCAATTCGACCTTCGCCGTCTCGAGTCTGCGCTGCTGTTCCGCCGGTTCCTCCGTGCCGCGGCCGATGAGCCTGCGGACGAGTTCTTCCCAGGTCGGAGGCAGCAGGAAGATCAGCCGCGCCTCCGGCATCGCCTTCCGCACGCTGCGCGCGCCCTGCAGGTCGATCTCGAGCAGCACGCTCTTGCCCTCGTCCAGCGCGCGCTCGATCGGCTTGCGCGGCGTGCCATAACGGTACGCGTTGTGCACCGTGGCGTATTCGAGGAGCTCGCCGTCCGCGATCATCCTGTCGAACTCCGCGTCGTCGACGAAGTAGTAGTTGACGCCGTCGACCTCGCCGGGCCGCGGGGCGCGGGTGGTCGCGGAGACCGAGAGCAGCACATCCGGATAGTTCTCGCGGATGTACGTCGAGACCGTCCCCTTGCCGACGGCGGTGGGTCCTGCCAGCACCACGAGGTGGTTCTTCAGGCGCCCGGCCTTCGCCTCGCGGTCGATCAGGTAGTCGCGGAGGCGCAGGCGCTGGTGCCTGCCCAGGCCGCCCAGCCGTTTGGCGGGCGAGATCGCGAGCGTGCGCAGGGCATCCTGCATCTTGGTGGTGCCGATCGCGGGCACACTGAGCAGGAACTCGGTGACCCGCAGCCGCCCCTCGACGCCCTCCGGGTCGGCCGTCGCCTTGTCCAGGACGGTCAGCGGCGAGATCTCCTGGTGCGCGATAGCGGCCTTGACGGCCGCGCGTGCCCGGCGGGCGGCGACGGCGGCCTGCGATGCGGCGGCACGGTCGACCTCCGGCGGGGCCGGCCGGTGGGATGTTGCCGTGCCCGCCGCTGTCGTTCCCTCTGCTGTCGTCTGGTCAGACATGGCTCGCACGCACCTCCTCCGCCCGGCGCGCGATGGCGTCGGCCAGGCCGGACGGACCGGCGCCGAGCAGCCCGCGCGACTCGCTCACGATCACGCCGCCCGCGAACGAGCCGTACAGCCGGGACGCGTCCTCCACCTTCGCGCCCTGGTGGCCGAAGCCCGGGGCGAGCACGGGAGCACGGTTGACGCCGGGCTCCCCCGCGATGTCGATGCCGAAGCCGGTGAGGTCGAGGGTCGCGCCGAGCACGAGCCCGACGGACCCGAATGCGCTGGGGGTCTGCGCCTGGTTGAACGATTGCACGTCTTCGATGATCGCACGAGCGACGGTGCTCCCCGCACGCCGGCCGTCCTGGACGACCGCGCGCTGGATGGCCGCCGCCTCCGGATTGGAGGTCGCGGCGAGCACGAACAGGCCCTTGCCGTTCGCCTCCGCCAGCCGCATCGGCTCCTCGATCGACCCGACGCCCTGGAACGCCGCGATGGTCATCGCGTCCGCTTCCAGCGGGGCGCCGGGGGTGAGCCACGCCTCCGCGTACGCCGTGACGCTGGTGCCGATGTCCCCGCGCTTCGCGTCGGCGATCACCAGCAGCCCGGCCGAGCGGGCGGCCCCGATCACCTCTTCGAGCGCCGCGTACCCCGCGGAGCCGTAGCGCTCGAAGAACGCGACCTGCGGCTTGACGATGCCCGCCCGTCCCTTCGTCGCCTCGACCACCGCGAGCCCGAACTCGCGCGCGCCGGAGGCCGAGGCCGCAAGGCCCCAGCTCTCCAGCAGGTGCGCGTGCGGGTCGATGCCGACGCAGAGGCGCCCGCTGGCCGCGAAGACTCCGGCGAGCCGGTCACCGAAGCTCACGCGCGTGCGGCCCTCTCGATCGCGTACTGCTGCAGCGACTTGACGTCGAAGCCCTCGCGGATCGCATCCACCGATGCCACCGCAGCGCTCAGCTCGGCGATCGTGGTGAACAGCGGCTTGTCTCCGGCCACCGCAGCGGCGCGGATCTCGTAGCCGTCCGCGCGGGCGGAGCGGCCGCTCGGGGTGTTGATGACCACATCCACCTCGTTGCGGTTGATCAGGTCGACGATGGATGGCGCATCCACGTTCTCCGTCTCGCTGAACTTGCGCACGACGCTGGCGGCGATACCGTTGCGGTTCAGGACCTCCGCCGTTCCCTCTGTCGCGAGGATCGAGAAGCCGAGCTCCTGCAGGCGAAGCACCGGAAGCACGATCGAGCGCTTGTCGCGGTCGGAGACCGACACGAACGCCGTGCCGCCGAGCGGCATGCCGCCGTACGCGGCCGACTGGCTCTTGGCGAACGCGCGCGGGAAGTCCTTGTCGATGCCCATGACCTCACCGGTCGAGCGCATCTCCGGGCCGAGGACCGAGTCGACGACGTTGCCCTCCTTGGTGCGGAAGCGCTTGAACGGCAGCACGGCCTCCTTGACGGCGACCGGCGAGTCCATCGGGATGATCGAGCCGTCCTGCTGCGGAAGCAGACCCTCCTCGATCAGCCCGGCGACGGTCGCGCCGACCATGATCCTGGATGCGGCCTTCGCCAACGGGATGCCCAGCGCCTTCGACACGAACGGCACCGTGCGGGACGCACGCGGGTTCGCTTCGAGCACGTAGAGCACGCCGGCGCCGATGGCGAACTGCACGTTCAGCAGGCCGCGCACGCCGATGCCCTCCGCGATCTTCAGCGTCGCCTCGCGCACCCTGTCGATCTCGCGACGACCGAGCGTGATCGGGGGAAGCGTGCAGCTCGAGTCACCCGAGTGGATGCCCGCCTCCTCGATGTGCTCCATCACGCCGCCGATGTAGAGCGTCTCTCCGTCGTAGAGCGCGTCCACGTCGATCTCGATGGCGTCGTCGAGGAAGCGGTCCACCAGCAGTGGATGCGCCGGCCCGACGATGCCCTGACCGGCCACGCGCTCGAAGTAGTCGGCCAGCGACGGGCTGTCGTAGACGATCTCCATGCCGCGGCCGCCGAGCACGTAGCTCGGGCGCACGAGCACCGGGTAGCCGATCTGCTCCGCCACCTGCACGGCGCCGGGGAAGTCGAACGCGGTGCCGTTGCGCGGCGCGAGGAGTCCGGCGTTCTCGAGGATCTCGGCGAACAGGCCGCGCTCCTCCGCCAGGTCGATCGCCTCGGGCGTGGTGCCGAGGATCGGGACGCCTGCGGCCTCCAGGCCCTTCGCCAGCCCGAGCGCCGTCTGGCCGCCGAGCTGCACGACGACGCCCACGAGCTCGCCGCTCTGGCTCTCCGCGTGGATGACCTCCAGCACGTCCTCCAGCGTGAGCGGCTCGAAGTAGAGCCGGTCGCTGGTGTCGTAGTCGGTCGAGACCGTCTCCGGGTTGCAGTTGATCATGACCGTCTCGTACCCGGCGTCGCTCAGTGCGAACGACGCGTGCACGCAGGAGTAGTCGAACTCGACGCCCTGACCGATGCGGTTCGGGCCGGAGCCCAGGATGACCACCTTGCGCCTGTCGCTCGGCTCCACCTCGGTCTCCAGGTCGTAGCTGGAGTAGTGGTACGGCGTGAGGGCCGGGAACTCGCCCGCGCAGGTGTCCACCGTCTTGTAGACGGGACGCACCCCCAGGATGTGGCGGATCTCGCGCACGTCCGCCTCGCCGAAGCCGCGCAGCTGACCGATCTGCGCGTCGGAGAAGCCGTGGTCCTTCGCATCCCGCAGCGTGTCGGTGTCGAGAGTCTCCGCGGTGCGGATCTGCTCCGCGACCTCGTTGATGAGCACGATCTGGTCGAGGAACCACGGGTCGATCTTCGTGGCCTCGAACACCTGCTCGGGCGTCGCTCCGAGGCGGAGCGCCTGCTGCACATCCACGATCCGGCCGTCCGTCGGGGTCTGGATGCTCGTCAGCAGCTCCTCGACGGTGCGGCTCTCCGCACCCCAGTGGAAGGACGACCCGCGCTTCTCCAGCGAGCGGAGCGCCTTCTGCAGCGCGCTGCTGAAGCTGCGGCCGATGGCCATCGCCTCTCCGACCGACTTCATGGTCGTGGTGAGGGTCGGGTCGGCGGCGGGGAACTTCTCGAACGCGAACCGCGGCACCTTCACGACCACGTAGTCGAGCGTCGGCTCGAAGCTCGCCGGGGTGACCTTGGTGATGTCGTTCGGGATCTCGTCCAGGCGGTAGCCGATGGCGAGCTTCGCGGCGATCTTCGCGATCGGGAAGCCGGTCGCCTTCGACGCGAGCGCCGACGAGCGGGAGACGCGCGGGTTCATCTCGATGACGATGATGCGGCCGTTCGCCGGGTCGACGGCGAACTGGATGTTGCAGCCGCCGGTGTCGACGCCGACGGCGCGGATGATGTCGATGCCGATGTCGCGCATCCGCTGGTACTCGCGGTCGGTCAGCGTGAGGGCCGGGGCGACGGTGATCGAGTCACCGGTGTGCACGCCGACGGGGTCGACGTTCTCGATCGAGCAGACGACCACCGTGTTGTCCGCGGTGTCGCGCATCAGCTCGAGCTCGTACTCCTTCCAGCCCAGGATGGACTCCTCCAGCAGCACCTCGCTGGTCGGGCTCTGGTGGATGCCGTCGCCGACGATGCGGCGCAGCTCCTGCTCGGTGTACGCGAAGCCGGACCCGAGGCCGCCCATCGTGAACGACGGACGGACGACCAGCGGGTAGCCGAGGTCCTCGGCGAACTCGACGGCCTCCTCGACGGTGTGCGCGATGTGCGAGCGCGCGACCTCCGCGCCGGCCTCGATCACCAGCTCCTTGAAGATCTGGCGGTCCTCGCCCTTCTGGATGGCCTCGAACTTGGCGCCGATCAGCTCGACGTTGTACTTCTCCAGGATGCCGTGCTCGTGCAGCTGGATGGCGGCGTTGAGAGCGGTCTGGCCGCCCAGGGTCGGCAGGATCGCATCCGGCTTCTCCTTGGCGATGATGGTCTCGATGACCTCCCACGTGATCGGCTCCACGTACGTGGCGTCGGCGAAGTCGGGGTCGGTCATGATGGTCGCCGGGTTCGAGTTCACCAGGATGACGCGCACGCCCTCCTCGCGGAGCACGCGGCACGCCTGGGTGCCGGAGTAGTCGAACTCACAGGCCTGCCCGATGACGATCGGGCCGGAGCCGATGACCAGGACGGAATTGATGTCGGAACGCTTCGGCATTACTCGGAGTCTCCCTGCGATGCGGTTGCGCCGTTCTCCCGAGCAGTGATCATGTCGAGGAAGCGGTCGAAGAGGTAGTTGGCGTCGTGGGGCCCTGCGGCCGCCTCGGGGTGGTACTGCACGCTGAACGCGTTGAGGTCGAGGCAATTGAGCCCCTCCACCACGTTGTCGTTGAGGCTGAAGTGGCTGACCTCGACGCGGCCGAAGCCCGCCGGGGAGTCGAACACACCGTCGATCGGCGCATCCACGGCGAACCCGTGGTTCTGCGCGGTGATCTCCACCCGGCCGGTGCGCTTGTCGAGCACCGGCTGGTTGATGCCGCGGTGGCCGAACGGCAGCTTGTACGTGCCGAGGCCGAGCGCGCGGCCGAGCAGCTGGTTGCCGAAGCAGATGCCGAAGTACGGGACGCCGGCCCTCAGCACCTCCTGCAGCAGCGCGACGTGCTTGCCGGACGCCTGGGGGTCACCTGGCCCGTTCGAGAAGAACAGGGCGGACGGCTGCAGTTCCAGCACATCCCTGGCCGACACCATCTGCGGGAGCACGTGCACGTCGAGGCCGCGCGCTGCGAGGTTCTCGAGCGTCGACTTCTTCACACCGAGGTCGAGAACGGCGACGGAGCCGACCTTCTCGCCGACCGCGGGGACCGTGAACGGCTCGGGCGTCGACACCTCGGCGGACAGGTTGGTTCCCGCCATCGTCGAGGTGGACCGCACGAGTTCCAGCTGCTCCCCGTCGGTGAGGTCGAAGTCCTCGCCGGAGAAGATGCCGGAACGCATCGCGCCCGCCGACCGGATGTGCCTGGTCACCGCGCGCGTGTCGATCCCGCTGATGCCGACGACGCCCTGGGCGACCAGGTCGTCGTCGAGGCTGCGCTGGGCGCGGAAGTTGGACACGATGCGGCTGGGCTCGCGCACGACGTAGCCGGCGACCCAGATCTGGCGGGACTCCATGTCTTCGTCGTTCGTGCCCGTGTTGCCGATGTGCGGAGCCGTCATCAGGACGATCTGGCCCGCGTAGCTCGGGTCGGTCAGCGTCTCCTGGTATCCGGTCATGCCGGTGGAGAACACCGCTTCGCCGAACGTGCGGCCGACAGCGCCGTACGCCCGTCCGACATAGCGGGTTCCGTCTTCGAGGACGAGGACGGCGGGGGTTGCCTGCGCCACGTCACACCTCACTTTCCGTGCTGGTTCCCGCCTGATGGCCGGCGGGGAGAATGGATTCGACCGCGGCGATCACCGGCGCCCGGTCGGCCGGGTCGACGACCCGGAAGAAACTGTCTGCCGCCACGCCGCCGCTGGTGGTCCAGGAGAGACGGAGAAGTCCGTCCTTCTCGACCACGCGGTCGATGGCGGTGGTCGCCGCCCCGAGGCCGGTGATCGCCGACGACGGGATGTAGACGGGCTGCTCGCCGGGGATGGCGACGCTGACGCCGTCCTCCGTCACGCTCAGTTCGGCCTTGCCGCGGAACGAGAGCCCGGGGAGCGCGAGGCGCTCCAGGTGCTCCCCGCCCTTGGTGGTGGCGACGTAGAAGGTCGCGACGCGCGCGAGCGGCTGGGCTGCGGCGGGGGCCGCAGCCGGGGCAGCGTATCCGCCGCCCGCCGATCGGTCGCGTCGCACGCGTCGTCGCCAGCCCCAGACGATCAGCAGGACAGCGACGACCAGGACGGCCGCGACGACCAGGACGGGGACGAGCTTATCCACGCAGTGCCTCCTCGTAGTGTCCGGCGACCGCCCTCGCGCGGGCGGCGACCTCCTCCGCGTCGGAGACCGCGCCGTCGAAGACGGTCGGGTACCCGTGGTGGAAGGTCGCGATGACGCGGCCGGGGAGCGTCATCGACAGATAGGGAGAGTTGATGCCCTTTCCGGCGAGGTCTCCGGTGGAGAACGACCGGGAGGCAGCGGGGTCGTAGAGGGTGAACTCCGCGGGAGCCCCCTGCTCGATCGCCTGGCCGTGACCGGCCAGCCTGCCGATGCGCGCCGGGGTGTGCGAGAGCACGCGGGCGACGTCTGCCCAGCCGAGCATCCCGTTCTGCACCACGGAGGCGTGCACCACCGAGAGCGCGGATTCCAGGCCGACCATGCCGAACGCGGCGGCATCCCACTCGCAGTCCTTCGACTCGACGGGATGCGGGGCGTGGTCGGTGGCGACGATGTCGATGGTGCCGTCCGCGAGCCCTGCCCGCAGCGCCTCGACGTCCTCCGACCGGCGCAGCGGCGGGTTCACCTTGTATCGGGCGTCGTAGCCGCTCGCCAGGTCTTCGGTGAGGATCAGGTGGTGCGGGGTGACCTCGGCCGTCACGTCGATGCCGCGGGCCTTCGCCCAGCGGATCACGTCGACGGAACCGGCGGTCGAGACGTGGCAGACGTGCAGGCGGGAGCCGACGTGCTCGGCGAGGAGCACATCCCGCGCGATGATCGACTCCTCGGCCACGGCGGGCCAGCCCGCCAGCCCCAGCTCGCCGGACAGCGCACCCTCGTTCATCTGCGCGCCGACGGTCAGCCGCGGCTCCTGGGCGTGCTGGGCGATGACGCCGTCGAACGCCTTGACGTATTCGAGCGCCCTGCGCATCAGCAGCGGGTCGGAGACGCACTTGCCGTCGTCCGAGAACACCCGCACGCGTGCACGGGAGTCTGCCATCGCGCCGAGCTCGGCCAGCCGCTCGCCCTCCAGGCCGACGGTGACGGCGCCGATCGGGCGCACCGTGGCGTAGCCTGCGGCGTCGCCCAGGCTCAGCACCTGCTCGACCACACCGGCCGTGTCGGCCACCGGGGAGGTGTTTGCCATCGCGAACACCGAGGTGAAGCCGCCGGCCGCCGCAGCGCGGGTGCCGGTCAGGACCGTCTCACTCTGCTCGTAGCCCGGCTCGCGCAGGTGCGTGTGCAGGTCGACCAGGCCGGGGAGCGCGAGCAGCCCGTCCGCATCGACCACCGTCGCGCCGGCAGCGGACAGCCCGGTGCCCAGCTCCGCGATCCTGCCGCCGCTCACCAGCAGGTCGGCACGCGTGCCGCCTGCGAGCGTCGCTCCCGCGATCAGATACTTCTCGTTCATGCCAAGTCCTCCCGATCTCCACCGGACAGCAGGAGGTACAGAGCGGCCATTCGAACGGAAACCCCGTTGGCCACTTGTTCCCTGACCGTCGAGCGGGGCGAGTCCGCCGCCGCCGCCGAAATCTCCAGACCCCGATTCATCGGACCGGGGTGCATCACAATGCTACCGTCGCCGAGCCGGGCGAGACGTTCGTCGTCCAGCCCCCAACGGCGCGAATACTCCCTGGTGTTCGGGAAGAACGCCGCGTTCATCCTCTCGCCCTGGATGCGGAGCATCATCACCAC encodes the following:
- a CDS encoding dihydroorotase; the encoded protein is MNEKYLIAGATLAGGTRADLLVSGGRIAELGTGLSAAGATVVDADGLLALPGLVDLHTHLREPGYEQSETVLTGTRAAAAGGFTSVFAMANTSPVADTAGVVEQVLSLGDAAGYATVRPIGAVTVGLEGERLAELGAMADSRARVRVFSDDGKCVSDPLLMRRALEYVKAFDGVIAQHAQEPRLTVGAQMNEGALSGELGLAGWPAVAEESIIARDVLLAEHVGSRLHVCHVSTAGSVDVIRWAKARGIDVTAEVTPHHLILTEDLASGYDARYKVNPPLRRSEDVEALRAGLADGTIDIVATDHAPHPVESKDCEWDAAAFGMVGLESALSVVHASVVQNGMLGWADVARVLSHTPARIGRLAGHGQAIEQGAPAEFTLYDPAASRSFSTGDLAGKGINSPYLSMTLPGRVIATFHHGYPTVFDGAVSDAEEVAARARAVAGHYEEALRG